AAGTGCGAAGCACTAAAAAATGTGgccgagatcaggagtttcttgggtttggcagggtactatcgatggttcgtgaaagacttgTCGAAGATTGCCATGCCTATGACCGCGTtcatgaggaaagagaacaggtttcgttgggatgaaagttgtgataCGACATTCCAaatattaaaggagcgtttgacaacagctccaatcttaggtttacctgagggaagtgagaactttgagatGTATACAAatgcttcaaagaacgggttgggttgtgtgttgatgcagaacgggaaagttattgtctatgcttctaggcaattgaagccttttGAGGAGAACCATCCGACCTATGATCTAGAGttaggtgcagttgtgtttgctctcaagatttggaggcactatctttatggggcaacctttaaggtgttttctgatcacaagagtttaaagtacatctttactcaaaaggagctgaacatgagacaaaggaggtggatggagcttatcggggattatgacatggatatcatataccatgaagggaaggcaaacgtggttgctgatgcgttgagtaggaagagtgtgcattctctatgcacaactatgtctttgatgaggttgagatatGAGGTAGGCAAGATGGGGATTCATGTGATTCAAAAAGGGGATGCCAGGGGAGACTTGACAGTGGAActggatctttatgatgatattcgcaggaagcaggctcttgattctaagattcagAAGTGGAGGGCTGAAGTAGAGAAAGTGACATTGTCTCGGTTCTCTGttcattctgatgggagtgttcggtttgatgggagatggtgtgatacctcatgttttgagtttattttgagaTACATTTCCgtgttttgaatttattttgtgATGCATTTTGATAAGTTGATATAGCTTGATAATAATAAATGGTTAATTGtgttgcaatgatcataagttggaatgaTACTCAGTTGTATGGATGTTATAGAGGCTTTTGTAGTATTTAtgggtgaacttcgggatgaagttctttttaaggaaggaagactgtaataccccgtaatttgataacTATTCATATTAATAcatttatgtaatttatgtaattcgaatAGTTAATTGAAAGGCATTTATATTAATGattgcaaataagacgataattaatagTAAAATAATGGATGAGTCAGGATTGGATGTTGGGCCGTGTACATTGGGTCGTGTACTCGTGTAAtgaaaatagtaataataataataataataataataataataatattaataataatagtaatataattgGTAGTAATATATAATATAATGATAGTTTCCTAAATCCCTTCTATATGACCTTTCCTAATACTTTCCTATAAGACTAGCTTGTCACTATAAATAGAAGACATTGACCCTTTTTCACTCATAATTCCATAAGCACATAAgttagagagagagagggagagggagagggagaaggagaataagaaggaagaaaaaaaaagggaaaaggaaTTGGACAATCAATTTGGGGATTTTGCATCTGCTTCTATTAGATTCGATGTTTTATTTTGTAAGTCGCCTTTAATCTTTCTAATATTTAATTTTTCATCTTTAAGACATAAATTATAGTAGGATTATGATAGAAGTCATGCTTAATTACATAAAAGGTTAAACATGATTAGATTAAATAAAGAAAGTTACAGCAATTTGACAGATTCGTAGGTTGTCTTGTTTAATTTATTTCGTGGTGTTAAAGTGTTTTTTTCCGAAACATTAATTAAGAGACTAGGGTTTATTTCAAGTCTAGTTTATGCGTATAAAATTTAGTTGTAATATTCCATACGGTTTTTCgtgggtgatttatttatgaacgtGTCGccaaaaagtccgcgaatctgctAGTGTTGTAAAGAATGCTTCGAAGCCCTAACTTATATGTCAAAACTATTATGTGTCTTTTTCATAAATTAAATTTGAAGAGTCTAGATGATGCTAGGAATTGTAATTTCTCAAAAATCATAtgttaaagttgttttatgaattgATATTTTTTATGCGATGGATTCGTCAGTAATTATAAATCTTTCAAGAaaaccttgataagtttggaatttgaggaaACTCTATTTCAAAAGAACTGTAGATATGATTCTTAGGGTTCCAACCCCATTAGTCTTGCATCATTTGGATTTTTATtcaattaattatgaattttatagtgagacTAATTTGTGCTGTAAAGACGGATTTTAATTCAATAATTACGTATGTTAATAATTagtaaattataattaattaataactgaGTATATGacgtagttagtaattataattattataattgctaGGTGACGGTTTTATTGAAGAGTGCTACTAGCTGCTCGGATTGCGTAATTGGATATTGCTTGctaggtaggataatctactcattTTAACTATGTTTGTTTGAATTGACTTGAGTATGAAATATGATAATTGTTGTTGAGATTGATATTGTCATGAGAAGGATTATTTCTATTGAAATTGAGTTGTTGTTATGAATTGGTTGAATTGCCTATGTTATGTATGGAAGTTGTTGAGATTGGATTGTGAATACTAGACggccccaggctggttctgcagatCATGTCTCTAGTGGATAATGTGGTTGAGTTATTTGACTGCCCCAAGCTTAGTCTCTGGTCGATCATGTGAGTGAATGATTGGAAGGCCCCaagcttagtctctggtggataacgtggatagttgatgtTGAGATATGACATGTTGACAGTTGCGTGATTGTAAAGTTGCTTTGTTATTATgaagtattttatcctactcaacctcgtggttgacagtgtattcgtgaacacctgtgatgaaccgtaactggggAGCAGACTTGGCAGGTACTTGAGATTACGTGGCTAGGAGCTTGGGAGGTGTGTGAGGACATGGACTGGACGACTTAGCTTTAGCTCACTACTTAGTTATTCATCACCACTAGTTGTCTTATAAATTCCGCTGCAAATTTGTATTGTATTtattttgagaagaaaagaaaaatatatataaGACATTTGAGTTTAATTTATTTAGATTGCCTTGGTTTTCTAAACTCTTTattcactgtaacacccccatacaccaagtgccttaccaggaccacctaatgcacggggatgctaccatctcggttatccgaggcaagtatatcaaaaggaccataaaagaacgtactttattaaatatatttaaagcgatacaagtcCAAACCAAAACTATCAAAAGGAAATAAAACTTTCCCAAAATGCTAAtccaaataaagtaaataaatgtttaagacatagcggaagacttctagacagctcgtggtgactcaacccagctatcccatgcgcgtccatctcatacctgctcaataactgcttaccatccctgaatggatcaccacagttttcaaaacatttaaacggggtcagttactgattacacaaaaacaatacaatagaaacaatacacaaattacccaatctcaatcacaactccacacacctgactacccactaaagtgtgtagtcctgccagaatacccatcgcaacaggtattccacaccgccagtgggggaccgcagccgttcccacctaagccccgctcatatcATCCGagtgataacccatgttccttaatgtgcacatcccctctacggtgggttccacagagggcgaatcaagggcatgaagccactcctgcaagtgactccactcagccgaggacgcacctcaagaaccaaagacaaacaatcacaaccgactacaaaatcaacaatcaccaattccaatacgatatagacAAATGTTATTAATCAACAACCACCATCAATCAATCAACCAACCAACATATATGaaaccaataactgagtaggaaatcttacctggaataagcaatcacgAAACCGTCACAAGCAACTAATCAataatgctcctctacgaaacctcctcctataaacacatattcatacaattaccatctaatcaataatatacacccaaaacccccaattctacccaattagggttttaaacaaaatcaacgaaacattataaaaactatacaaggatcttatccttgacacgacgaactcaacggcgtaaagaacacgacgatccgataaccttagcctttgggatttgacaATAACGCGAAGAACACAACAACGTAACTCTTTTCTCtatttgaaaggtttttagaaaagtaaaAGTAATTAAGAAAGGGACGGAAACCCTTAAATACTAAtaacgcgttattaacaaatcctgggtaaaacaacccgtaagaccaacttactcgatcgagtaagtgacttactcgatcgagtgccccttactcgatcgagtgtcacacataatcgatcgagtacccatcaggcagactgctgtttcgtataaaaacatacttactcgacagagtaagccctactcgatagagtatccataGACATACAAAACCATGGTAtgacagtcttccctccttaagaagaacttcgtccccaaagttttttttttggtggaatgttagtaatatattaatataaaaaAATGTCCAATTACACCAATATACAACTCCTATGATATAGTGCCCTATTCAAAATTGTGGTAGTGACTATAAACAATCAGACTCAGCATATAGACAACATTTGGCACCAATTCCTATCCTGTATACTCATACTTCCTGCAAATGAGACTTGAAACCGCCTATAACACTCCTGTTTGATTAGTTGAAAGACTTGAACATGTTGCATAACAAAGTGTTCCATTCTGCAGAGATTCCTGCATCTCCAGACCCAGTAGTGGATGCCAACCACATGTGCAATGATAATCTTTCTTGAGAGAGCAGAAATCCCTCTAAGCTTCAGCAAACTAGTCACATTCTGAAGTTTTGTAATTGGAATATGAACCCAATCAACCAGTAGCTGCATACATCTCTTCATAAAACAGCACTCCTGAAACAAGTGTATATGACTCTCAGGTTCAGAACCACAGAGAAAGCAAACCTCAGGTGCATCCATTCCCCTCATTTTTAGTCTATCCAGAGTAAGTAAACGTTTATGCTGAATTAGCCAAATAATAAACTCGCATCTAGGAACATTATATTTATTCCATACCACCTTATACCATTGAACTTTAATGCTAGGCATCTCAGTTAACCAATTGTACCCATTTGCAATAGTGTACTCCATATCAGAACCTCGTCATTTACCATTAATGTAACCATTCCTAAGAGTATTTTTGACCTCACAGattttcctccaagcccaagAGCTATAAGTAGTTGGTTCATATGTAAGCCAATGCTGACCTTTTAAGTACACATTATCAACCCATTTAATCCACAAATGATCTTGTTTTGAGGCCAACCACCAGACTAGTTTCCCAATTGCTGTAATAATCCAAACCTTACTATCAATAATGCCCAAACCACCATATTCCTTCCCTTGACATAGCACATTCCAGGCCACCAAAGGAGCTTTTGAGTATTTATCCTCTCCTTCCCATAGAAAGTTTCTACAGAGAGCTTGAATTCTGTCCATGACACCCAGAGGCAGAACAAAAATCTGAGACCAATAGTTATGAATAGTAGAGAGAACAGACTTAACCAGGATAAGTCTACCAGAGTAAGAGATTTTTCTGCTATTCCATCCTCTTATTCTACTAAGCATCCTATCAATCAGAATATTGCAGTAAATCTTAGAGAGCCTCTTATGAGAAATCTTGACCCCCAAATATTTGAAAGGTAAGTCCCCTTTTTTAAAACCAGTACCATGGAGAACCTTCTGAACTGTATCAGCACCCATGCCATTAAAGTACAGGTCTGATTTCTCATAATTGATATGCAAGCCAGAAGCATTGGAAATTTTTTTAAACAACTCCATGGTAATACAAATAGATTTAACATTCCCTTTGCAGAATAATagcaaatcatctgcaaacataagaTGATTAAGCTTAATATTCTTACAAAGGGGATGAAACTGGAACCCATGCAATCTATCAACAGTCTTCAGAAGTCTACTCAAGTACTCCATACAGAGAGTAAAGAGCAAGGGGGAGATAAGATCCCCTTGTCTCAATCCTATGCAACCTTTAAAATACCCATGAACCTGCCCATTAAGTCCAATAGAGAAGAATTTAGTACTCACACACTGCATAATCATATGGATCAATCTAGGAGGAAAATTAAGGCTACTCAACATTTGCTCCACAAAAACCCATTCAATTGAGTCATAAGCCTTTCTAAGGTCCACCTTCATGAGACAACGAGGAGAAACACACTTCCTAGTATAAAGTCTGACTAGATCTTGACTAATCAAAATATTACCAAGAATGCTCCTCCCTTGAATGAAGGCACATTGAGAAGGACTGATAATATTTTTCAAGCAACCACTGATTCTACTACAAAGGAGCTTGGAAATCACCTTGTACAATAAATTGCAGCAAGCAATAGGTCGAAACTCTTTCACAGATTTTGGAGAGTCAACTTTAGGAATGAGGACAAGAGTAGTGCTATTGAGTTGCTTAAGCAATCTCCCACTCCTAAAAAAATCTTGAACTGCATCACAAATGTCCTTATGAATTATATCCCAATTGGCTTTGAAAAATCAGCTAGTATAACCGTCAGGACCAGGACTCTTGTCATTTGGAATAGAGAAAATGACTTGCCTAATTTCCTCCTTGCTAGGAAGGCCACACATGCCATCCCAATCAGCAGCATCTACTCTAGCTCCTTGAGTCACAATATGTTTATAGAAATCAGAAGTAGCAGCACTGGTACCTAGCAAGTTTTCATAATAATCCACAAAGGCCTGCAAAATCTCATCTGGATCATGACACTCCACTCCATCAGAATTTTCAATTTACAACACCTTGTTATGCACATGCCTCTATCTAATAGCCTGATGAAACATAGCAGTGTTATCATCTCCTCCTCTAGCCCAGTCATACTTAACTCTTTGTTGAAGGAAGGTATCTCTAGCTTCTGCAAGTAACTGGTAAGACTCTCTAACTTGCTTTTCCTTATCCATCAGATTGAAATTAGTAGGATCTTTCTGAAGTTAAAGCTGACAGTCTAGAAGAAGGTTGTAGGCAACATCTGTATTCCTTTTAATGTCATAAAAGAGTTCCTTGTTCAATTCCTTAAGTTCAGGTTTTAGGATTTTTAGCTTCCTAACCACCTTAAACATAGGAGTGCCATCCATAGGAAGTTGCCACACTTTTTACATAATGGCCATGAACTCATCAACTTTTGTCCACATGTTGAAAAATTTAAATGGTTTATTCGTCCCCAAAGTTaaaacccatacacaaaaacaaaacatactaattCAACCACGACACAGCAACACaactaaaaactcaaaacaaaactcccaactaaaactcaaaccgactcaaagcaactaGTAACTttaccaaaaccaacataaaccataccaaaaccttatgcgatcacctcctacctccctaaaagaaacatggttacgttcccgtaaccacacatacctgataaaaaagagacgaaTACCGTTCCCTCATGGCCTCTTCCGCCTCctaagtagcttcctcaacctcatgattagaccatagaaccataagcaacactgtttccccgttcctagttttgcgaaccttgagatcaagaatctgttttggcaactcaagataagacaaggactcatccaactctatgttctccacctctagcacatgtgaagggtcgctcacatacttccgtagcggagacacatgaaacacattatgcaccctatacAAAGCCGCTGGTAACACTAActggtaagcaacctcacccacacgatccaaaatctcatatggtccgataaacttctggctcagcttccctttcttaccaaacctcataactctACGCATAgtagacactttcaaaagaaccttgtccccaacctgataCTCTATGTCACGGCAGtgtaagtctgcataactcttttgtcgatcctgggccgctttcatcttttgcctgatcagcttaacctgttctatcatctcctttaccatctgtggtcctaaaaccacggcctcagctctatcatcccatcAAATCGggctcctacacctcctcccatacaaagcctcgaacggtgccatcccaatactcgtgtggtagctgttgttataagaaaacacAATCAGATCCAACCAATCCTCCCAGCtactgatgcctgtcgttgtgtgcaccaaaaataatatttataaaacctattagaactaacagaagctagtggtaacagggtcgatccgcagggaggtagggagattatagtttcttttaattttagtcaaacggtaacagtgaggggggttttgatgtgaattataactaaatctaataacataaactaaataaacaaataatagtaGCAAAatatgtaaacaatgataaaagaaatgctaagacggtcggttcactatagctgcgatggcacataatcctaggtaagtccgaaatacagtcgtgtaggatgggtaaaacaagtcctctcggtccaagttaactagtagctcttTTCGACCTATGTTaccagtccctaggtctcactaatactagctctcgccctgaaaagtgattcctaaagcttaaattacttatctttcgatcttaacaatttagtcgtcttaattcattaattaatgcccttccctatctctcgatctacgggttggtcaaaacaaagcgtctaacaagtctcctctcggtctcattgttaaatattgcacttaacgaatccaacggtgctaatcagacatgaagtcggtcgatcgaccagctattcCAATCGATCGACAAACCGTCTCAGTCGATTGACCAAgacctaattcggggtcacctattctaatgccatctacgccatagatctcctacatcttagcaaagggtatttagctactcataataattctaactatAACTACGAAAGCAATTAAAACCGTAAACGAaagcatgattaaaacgatttaacagtaaattcgcaataaagaaaattagggATTAagggaactaatctagcaattctaactacgaagataataaacttaaagactgaaattatgattgagaaataccgaaactgaaggcagaaaggaaatccagatgcaaaTTAGTGAACTTTATTGAGAATCTAAATTATTTGAattgaatgtaaactatgctaaaatcgagacctaatgtctctgATATCCGATGCCTCAAACTGAATCATAGTCACGTTATATATAAGATACCACGCAACTCTTATTTTCTAATAACCTAATTACATATGGGCTTCTTAGTCTCGTTGTAATTCTGCGCGTCAGggtcgtggagtggtcgatcgaccactgggaccagtcgatcgaccacaggcgctgtacagtaatgcattctgacaattcctgcagcgcgcaccgatcttaaaacagccgccatttctttgttacttggtcaaatcaggcgttctacgcggcgttggaaagataagaggatatgatttcacctccaattggaatcactcgattatctgctctagaactcgagatatagccatctgaataaggctacaatgtcgagaagcacttcttcgcttggtTAAGCTTTGCAACTTGTTCGCAACCATGCTTTTtctatcttttaggccttgaaatgtgcaccaagttcatctctcgaatcactacttcatgtcaaatcctatgccaagcactcggggatggattcggctcgattttcgctgaattcttcacatttctgcaatattatacaaaaacacgaaagtagacggaaataggggaaatagtagcataaactacataattgagctctgaaatgcgtgtaaaatagggtgtaaaacatcatatttaaggcacgcatcaaacttccccaaaccaaacccttgattgtccccaagcaagaactagactcgatcctaaaacttaattggaacgatttcaatctcagagcgaaatgcaaactgtaaagcctaaaccaatttaatgctacaaatcaacaatcaattagcaacatgaatcatgcaaacgagttatgtagtcgttaaaaactgctgaaccgtcaaccttgcaagacctttaaaattggactctcacgggacactcttctcttatgaagcaaagggtaagcatatatgtgtaagagaggaagagaaatagccACTCACCTAGACTACAACCCACAtaatcatgcatgcaactaatatgatagacaattctaactaccgtacatacattccaaccaaacaaggtcctgtcacagccgagggcttacaaaaatatggtaaactgagacaatgggtaagaaaaggcaaaacatttatggaaatgtggaggtataggcggccaagctaatacctaaacaaaaccatatgacaacatccatttccaactcaattatgggattaagcacatgcgcccttcatttggcacaaaactcaccaaaccgaactgaaaatactcctcaataaatgtaaacaagcataggagtgaaaccgtctacaAACATCTTTTTCACGGTTTATTTCTTTCAACATTGTTctcttttttttcgatttttttaacttcttttttttctcttttcttttccacgttttttttcattttcttttcttttcatcctccttctttcttttctaccaactccaaataacGCAATACAGACCAAACTTGGCActataaattatataccgcaaaagcatacattatactagcttgacaaggcaggctaaatttggatgtagctaagggtcaacaggcaaatttggctaatgtggagttcaatgggtaaaaacgaaataaaggggaaattgtaagcacctccctgcatgtgacaccaaccactaacccaaatgtatgcaggcaaaaagcaattgaatttcataaatgtgcaaattaatgatatatgatatgcaaggattaactactcacaatcctacatgaaaccggtcacaaatgacaccagttatatgagttctaatccttagaaattataagtaggttgccaaaatttcaggtcaagtctataatccagcaaatattttaacaaaaactcgtaggtatgcatatgtgattctactaataacatgtcaattaagcacggcttaggcataaacagatgcaaatgcaatgtcatcattgaaatactaccgttccgactcaacctgtatggtaaaataaacatgcattttttggatttttgtttttgaaatttttcaatttttttttgaattttttttgtatataagaggaaaataaacaacaatgcaagacaaaaatgtaaacgtggatgcaaaacaaaatggatgcaacgcaaaacccttccccaaaccaaatcacacaatgccctcattgtgtaaaatcatgtaatgagataaccaaaggaaatgggattttgcggtaaaactaaacaagacatgaaagtaagacttagaaactcacaagattttaagcgcaaaaggaaacctccctaaaccagcgtgagctaggaggttttcaGAGAGCAGCAGATGCTACCATAAGGTACCTAAAAGACAAAACATAccgcgcattatccgagaaagcaaaattgaaacggtaattatgtgcaaagaatTAATTAAAAGAATGAGGTATAggagctacagtggtcgatcgaccgctctagccagtcgatcgaccaagttacctgGAACAGTAGCCTCTGTGCTgcgaaggtcagtcgatcgattgaccTACCTGACGTGAACAGTTTCTGTTCacgaattaactcaataaattgagttaatATGGTCTTAATACCTGCAagtgcacataataacgcgcccaaaattgcgctgaACCCAAAGGTAATAATAGTCTATAGTCTATGAAATCCTAAGCGAAccaattaaaatgcgaagtctcgcgcacacgaaaaacgataaatagtctaaaagcaataaaatagtctttaaaaggtctaagaa
This sequence is a window from Silene latifolia isolate original U9 population chromosome 8, ASM4854445v1, whole genome shotgun sequence. Protein-coding genes within it:
- the LOC141595189 gene encoding uncharacterized protein LOC141595189; its protein translation is MEYTIANGYNWLTEMPSIKVQWYKVVWNKYNVPRCEFIIWLIQHKRLLTLDRLKMRGMDAPEVCFLCGSEPESHIHLFQECCFMKRCMQLLVDWVHIPITKLQNVTSLLKLRGISALSRKIIIAHVVGIHYWVWRCRNLCRMEHFVMQHVQVFQLIKQECYRRFQVSFAGSMSIQDRNWCQMLSIC